The proteins below are encoded in one region of Triticum aestivum cultivar Chinese Spring chromosome 1B, IWGSC CS RefSeq v2.1, whole genome shotgun sequence:
- the LOC123087247 gene encoding uncharacterized protein isoform X2 yields MLVVGRAGFANLLWKQLDHHDDVGFDPTLFRVDAYGNVQYASPLTDSVRRHGHHATDRPSNTHRTTAAPPRLVCLLAREERKRQRPATNGGATGFPSGSSGISTNAPSTSSPLDLGSTSLDSQVLVVKKSKAKKDSNKLKRPLSTVLVLIWRGCSRMMPSR; encoded by the exons ATGTTGGTGGTTGGTCGTGCAGGCTTTGCCAACCTGCTCTGGAAGCAGCTCGACCACCATGATGATGTCGGCTTCGACCCGACGCTCTTCCGCGTGGACGCCTACGGGAACGTCCAGTATGCATCTCCTCTTACCGATTCC GTCCGCCGCCACGGCCACCATGCTACAGACAGGCCATCCAACACACATCGAACTACCGCTGCTCCTCCTCGTCTCGTCTGTCTTCTTGCCCGGGAAGAAAGGAAGCGCCAGAGACCAGCCACCAATGGCGGTGCCACTGGATTTCCCAGCGGAAGCTCCGGCATCAGCACCAACGCACCCTCAACCTCCTCACCCTTGGATTTGGGCTCTACAAGCTTGGATTCCCAAGT ACTTGTGGTGAAGAAGAGCAAGGCCAAGAAAGACTCCAACAAGCTCAAGCGCCCCCTGAGCACCGTCTTAGTTCTCAT ATGGAGAGGGTGCTCAAGGATGATGCCATCCAGGTGA
- the LOC123087247 gene encoding uncharacterized protein isoform X1, with the protein MLLGPCWWLVVQALPTCSGSSSTTMMMSASTRRSSAWTPTGTSSPPPRPPCYRQAIQHTSNYRCSSSSRLSSCPGRKEAPETSHQWRCHWISQRKLRHQHQRTLNLLTLGFGLYKLGFPSTCGEEEQGQERLQQAQAPPEHRLSSHMERVLKDDAIQVKGERARMVICFLEFGRGRR; encoded by the exons ATGCTCCTCGGTCCATGTTGGTGGTTGGTCGTGCAGGCTTTGCCAACCTGCTCTGGAAGCAGCTCGACCACCATGATGATGTCGGCTTCGACCCGACGCTCTTCCGCGTGGACGCCTACGGGAACGTCCA GTCCGCCGCCACGGCCACCATGCTACAGACAGGCCATCCAACACACATCGAACTACCGCTGCTCCTCCTCGTCTCGTCTGTCTTCTTGCCCGGGAAGAAAGGAAGCGCCAGAGACCAGCCACCAATGGCGGTGCCACTGGATTTCCCAGCGGAAGCTCCGGCATCAGCACCAACGCACCCTCAACCTCCTCACCCTTGGATTTGGGCTCTACAAGCTTGGATTCCCAAGT ACTTGTGGTGAAGAAGAGCAAGGCCAAGAAAGACTCCAACAAGCTCAAGCGCCCCCTGAGCACCGTCTTAGTTCTCAT ATGGAGAGGGTGCTCAAGGATGATGCCATCCAGGTGAAGGGCGAGCGTGCCAGGATG GTGATTTGTTTCTTGGAATTtggaagaggaagacgatga